The segment acagtgtgtacttccagaacttttttccaagtcaagttgttgtcctttcagtcttagttgcggagggtacagctcagcaccaggtccagtcaccattgctagttgcacggggcgcagcccaccatcctttgtgggagtcgaaccagcaaccttgtggttgagagcctgtgctccaaccaactgagccatccgggagctcagcggcatctcagctcaaggtgccatgttcaatcttagttgcatggggcggagcccaccatcccttgtgggattcaaggaattgaactggcaaccttgtggttgagagcccactggcccatgtgggaatcgaaccggcagccttcggagttaggaacatggagctctaactgcctgagccaccgggccggtccctgaactctttttcttctttaatacttttttattgatAGACTAAGAggttttccatattaattttaggaatATAAAATCAAGTGCCATGAAATTCTATCAGGATTTTGTTTGGAATTGCATTGAAATTATGaattactttttgttgttgttgcaacttgaaaatcattttttatgtattttataatggaAGATGactgatactttttttttgtaagtggCTGAACTTACAAAATATTAAGTATAGATCATCTTACCTACTACCTACTTTCTCCAGACAGCTCTGAATTCTCTCTTGGAGGCAGGAAGGCTGAATTTCTAACTTCTGCCAGCACTGCTTTTGGTTTTGGCCTATTCCTGCTCTCTACACTTAGGGGCTTTGGGCAGGGTCTCCTCCAAAGTGCAGTCCAGACCCTCTGCAACAGTCACCTGGGAAGCTGGTATCAGTCCTGGGATTCTCGGGCGCTGGAATTCATATTTATAACAAGCTTAGATGGATGATCCTATGCACAATAAAGCTTGGGGACTCAGGAAGTCAGGGAGGcaaaaatgaatcaaaaagaaGTTACAGAGTATTGATATTTGACTGTCTGGGAGGCATATCCTGGAGGCAAAAAGcacttaaaaatcaacaaataaaaacacacaacctTTAATTAGAGATTCATTTGGGTTAGTGGGtgccttttttaaaatgcaaaaagccTAGTGGGCAGGGTTAAGCCTACTTTACAATGAAACCCATTAACTtaataatgtgaatattttcttcctaatgtTAAGGACAGCACTGTGAGAATTAAGGGTGGTTAATTTCCAAAGATGGGGAGAAGAATCAGCTGTTTGATTTTGTGGGAGATTTGTAAATTTCAGTGGGAAGAAAGGCCAGGATGGTCAATGGATGGGAAGTTGGGAGTCAGAAAGCCTAACCAGAAGTGGGACGTGATGGAGTGAGGGCCACTAGATCTGAAGAGGGTCAGGGAGTGTGTATTAGGACAGTTTCAGGACAAGTGGATGGGGGGACACTTGTAGACTGTGACTGACTCAATGTGGGTTTCAGCCCAGTGCTTCGTTCCCTGGCCCGGCTGAAGCCCACTATGACCCTGGAAGAGGGACTGCCAAGGGCTGTGCAGGAGTGGGAGCGCACCAGCAACTTTGACCGGATGATCTTTTATGAGATGGCAGAAAAGTGAGTGACAAACTCTCATTCTCCCAACAGGGGCTGTGTGGTtgggagggttgggggcaggTAAGAGAGGCTTGAGTCTGGCTATGTGGATGATTATTAAAAGGGATTCTAGGAAGAGGGGTGTAGACTAGGATAGGGTTTCCTTGATCATTGCTACTTCTTTCACCACCTTGGCTCTAGAGTTTTTCTGTTCCTATATCCTCTTGGAAGCGCTCCCTTTTCCAGATCTTGAATTATCTAGGGGCCTTGATATTGCAGCTCTTAGGACGGGATTGGAGCTCAATTGGTATAAAAGTCCATGCTGAAGGGACCTAGCAATGAGGAGGTAAGCTCCATTAGGCAGGTTCTTTCCTATCTCACTGACCAGGGAGCAAGTGGCTATGGCTGCAGACCTTGGGACCACCCCTCCTCTGGAAATAGTGGCACAGAGATTGTTTATCCCTATCATCCCAGGAAGGGGCTGGTTCTTGAAGAGGTTGGTCAGGGGAAGCCACGGTTCTAGATGCCCAGCATGATCTCCTGGCTCATATCCCCTTCTCTCTGATAATCTCCTTTGTTAACAAAATAACTGAGGAAAATGAACCCTTTCCTCCAAGCTTAGCTTCCACTTTCTCCACCAGATCTTCTGGACCTGTACCTTCTATAGTTACCCTTCCAGGGCCCAGTCCTAGTCTAAGGACTCCTGGGTCTCAGCACTGCCTCCTGGTGGGAACTTCTTTGAATTGCATCCCCAGGCCCTGCTTCAAGATTTCAGCCTTTTATGGTTGTAAGCAGGGGTAGATGAGGCCTTGAGGAGGAACCTGCTTGTGGGATCCCTAAATGAATTCAACAAGTCTGTATTAATTGTTGCTGTATACCCTCCGTGATGCTGGGTGAGATATGGTATGAAAAAATAGAAGCCATGGCTCTGTCCTGGAGAAGCTTACAAACTagattattcattttcttaacaagCTTTCCTAAATGACAGCTGCAGGTGAAGGGACTATGTGGTGACCTTGTGAGGTTTCCCCAGAACTATTATTTGGCCACTGTGAGCAGCTCCTTCCTGGTCTCTGGGTTTCTGATGGATCTCGTCTCAGCACTGCTCAGGCCTTCCTCCCCTTCTGCAGGTTCATGGAGTTTGAGGCCGAGGAGGAGATGCAGATTCAGAACACACAGCTGATGAACAGGTCCCAGGCCTTGCCTCCTGCAGCCCCTGTGAAACTTGATCCTCCAGGGCCCCTGGCCCCTGAGGTTTGTCAGCAGCCAGGTAAGTCTACCAGTTCTGACAGGAGCCTTAGGCTCAAAGGGAAGGCATACAGAAAGCAGTCACGGGTTAGGGGAGGCATTGCCCTTGCTTCTGTCACTTTCCCTCCAGTGAGTGGCATTTGATGTACCGACAGGACAAACATAGGAGGCTGGGTTCTCCGTTTCCCTTGGTCCCAAACTAGGTATTGATTTTGGCCAAGTAACCAACTACTCTCTCACTGAGATTATAAATGCACCCTATAATACCTCATTGGTCTAAGAAATGGAGGCTGGATCAGGGGATTCTTGGAATTTCAGGGGTTCCAAGATTCTACATAAAGGATTCTCTCTTAGACCCTCCAGCTCCTCAATCTTTTCCTATGGCTAGTACTTTTCAGGGTGGCCTGGTCCAGCCTGGAGCCATTTCAGTGTACTCCCCTAGGGTTGGGAGGCAGAAGTTATAGTCTCTGTAccactttccatttctcttttccatataTTCCCTTAGTGTACATTCCCAAGAAGGCAGCTTCCAAAGCACGGGCCCCCCGCCGGCGGCGGCGCAAAACCCAGAGGCCTCCAGTTCCTGAGGCACCCAAAGAGATCCCACCAGAAGTGGTGAAAGAGTATGCTGACATCATGGAAGGGCTGACGGGGAGTCACTTGGTCACTGGGGAGTCAGATGgaagacaggaagaggaagaagagcagcaACAGGAGGAAGAAGGGATGCATCCAGATCCAGACCTCCTGAGCTACATTGATGAGCTGTGTTCTCAGGAGGTCTTTGTCTCCAAGGTGGGCTGAGTCTGGATGTCTGGTTTCTAGCAGATCCTGGGGTGGGAACTCCAGGGAACCAAAGGTCTAGGGTTCTACCTGAGGCAGGTAGGAACTAGGCTCTATTCCATactgagaaatgtgtgtgtgtatacgcatgtgtgtgaatgtgtgtagcTGGTCATGGTTTATAACAACCTGGGAGAGCGGGGTGGGGGGATCATGGCTTCTCTAGAGCTTCTTGGCTCACAGGTTATCTCCTGTCAGACTCACATCACTTTTCCTTCTGCTCCCCAGGTAGAAGCTGTCATTCACCCTCAATTTCTGGCAGATCTGCTGTCCCCAGAACAACAGAGGGATCCTTTGGCCTTGATTGAGGAGCTGGAGCAAGAAGAAAGACTCAGTCTTGCCCAGGTAAATTTGGGGGGTAGAGAATATCAGAACAAGAAGCTCGCATGAAGTTAGCTAACCCTACACTGTGTTGGATGGTATAGTTTCTAGAGATGAACAGCTTTAGGATTGGGCTTTACATGCAGAAGTAGATAAAGGACTGAGGACATGCAGGAAAAGGGGACTGTAAGGGCTCAAAGCGTGGGAATAAGGCccaagaagagggaaaagaagagcTACGGTGTCTTGTCATTTAAGCCACTTGCTTGCATTCTCTGCCCTGCCCAAGTACCATCTCCTTACCACCCACTCAGTCACCCCTCCGACAATCATGTGTAGCACAGTATTTGTCCATTCTCCTTCTAGCTGGTCCAAAAGCGACTCCTGGccttggaggaggaagaggatgccGAGGCACCTCCAAGTTGCAGTGGAGTTCAGTCTGACTCAAGTCCTTCCTTTTCTGAGGAGGAtgaagatgggggtgggagacTTCGGCCCTTACCTGGTCTTCGGGTGGCTGGGGGCCCCGTTCACCTTGGAAAGGCTGCTCCTTCAGAAAAGAGGGCAAAAGAAACACATGGTGGGCAGGAATGGGCCCCAGATGGCCTGAAGGGAATGCACAGGGATGGGAACACCCTGCCATCTCCCAGCAGCTGGGACCTGCAGCTAGAACTTGCAGCTCCACAGGGAACTCAAGGGTCTTTAGGTACGAAGAGAAGAGGGCCTGGGAAGGTTACAAACCACATATCCTCACATCAGAATGACCTGGAAGGTGCTGGGTCCCCTGGGCATGCCCTAGTGGCTGACAGGACTCCTGAGGCTCTGCCCCTTTGCTGGCAGGAAGGCCCCCAGCTTGAGATGGTTCCCAGTTTGGATGCTGGACTTGCAGAGCCAGCTCCTCTGCAAGAACAGAGGTTAGAAAAGCAGGTCCTGGGGTTGCAGACAGGACAACAGATAGCGGGTCTTGAAGTGCCGCCTCAAGGGAATGAGCTGTTTGCAGTGCCCCGGGAAGGCTCTTCAGGAGTCATGTGGGGAGATGACAGAGGTCCTCCCATGGTTCAGAGTTATGAGCAGAGCCCTTCTAGAGCAGCTGGGGACGGGGATGGTACTTGTCTCAGTCCAGAACTTTGGCTCGGCAGTGAGATGGATGCCATAGGCTTGGAGTTGCCCTTACAAATTGAGGAGGTCACAGAGAACTTCTATGATGGGGAATGTGTGCCTGAGCACCAGGGAAGCTGCCAGGTACTGGGCTCCAGAAGCAACATTTCTCTGGGTCCTGGAGAAACCACAACACTTGGGGATGTGGGGAGCAATGCAAATCCCTATGGAAGCATAGATGCCACAGCTGCCCTAGAAAAGAGAAACCATAGCTCAGCCTTGAGGCCTAAAGAAAATCGAGAACAGAGCCCTGAGACTATACAGGAGCCCAGTGACCTGTGGGCTGACAGTTGCCTTCTGTCGCTAGAAAGCAGTATTGGTGGCTCCACAGTGGTTTCCAAAGAAACCCTCCTGCCTGCCTATCAAGGCAATATCCTTATCCAGGGGACCCAGGGTGCCTCCTTCTTCCCTGAGGCCAGCCAGGAGGCAGGGAGTGGCAATTCCATGTCCTCACTGTTGGAAACCACAGACCACAGCAACATACTAGACGTTAGAGATGACTGTGGCCTCCAGCTAGGGGTCAGCGAGGAGACCTGCCCACcaaatttttattcttatgaCCCCCAAGGAGAGGACACTGATTTACCCAAGCCTAAAGACCTTTCTCCTTTACCAGGGAATCAAGAATCTTATGCATACGGGACCCCCAGATCCACAtctccccagggcctggggagcaCTTCCCCTCAATGGGGAACCAGGGATGCCTTAGTTCTGAAAGAAGCCTCTCCTGGTAGTGAAACATGCAGTTCAGCAGATGGGGCCAAAGCAaaggaggaggtgagagaggaagaTGAGGAACTCTCCAACTTTGCCTACCTCTTGTCCTCCCAACTGAGCCTGTCACCGAGGGGTCCTGCTCTCAGTCCTCACCCTGTCTCAGGCCTGTCCTCTACAGGTCAGGAGGTCCAGAGAGCATCCTACTCCCTCTCTGCTGAGGCAAGAGGCCTCGGCCAACCTCCATATCTCGTTGCCAAGTGTAGGAAGCAAGCTCTAGTTGGAGGTCCAGTCCCTGCTGAAAAGAGGGCCTACCTGGGAACTGAACTTGAGGTCTCTGGGGAGAAAACTCTGGTTCTGGGAGCAGTTCGACCCTCCCAGGCCCCTAAGAGAAGGCGTGACAGTTTCGTAACGGGCAGAAGGAAGAAACGACATCGTAACCAGTAGGGAACAGCAGGACCATCCTATCCCTCATGCCAGTCCCTAAAGTATCAcaactccccttccctcccctcccattcCTGGGTTTCACCCCAGCCGCATACCAAGCAGGGACTTGTTCTTAACCGGTTTGTGACTCTGTAAAAGTGGTGAGTGTGGGGGAGGAAGGTCAGACAGGCCAGGTTGGCAGTGGTGCCttgggtgggaggtgaggaggaAGTACCTTTGGAAAGAGttgtatggggaaaaaaatgaataaagatttTGTTAGAAAATACTCTCAAATGTGCTCATTTAGGTGGGGTAGGATGCTGTAAAGAAAAGGAGGTGGGGTGGCCCTGGATTCTACAGATTGAcacctttccagcctcatctAGGCTCCTTGAGAAGCCCCAGCACAGAGAAGTCCCCAGCGAGCACTTCATTCCCCCTTTCATCAAAGGCCTGGACTTGGCTGTTGGGAGGGCTTCTCTGCACAGCCTGTCATTATGTCTCCCTTTAAAAGCCTATACATGTTACGAGATGCTCTCTGTTTTTTACCTGTCAGATTTCTGGGATAGGTATCTAATTTTCTAAGTCTAATTTTCCATAATTGTGTCTAGACATAGCACCTTTCTTTAGGAGGGccttgctttcttcttccttgaaGAGAGGCTGGACAGAGGGATTTCAATGTCCTCAACTCACCCCATGGCAGAAAAACCCTCCTGTGTGGTTCGTCTGAGAGGAGGCATCAATCTCAGTAGGATATGAAATATGGAATGGTAATTAgctattttttaatctctaatgAGGACAGAACAAGAGGGAATAGGCTGAAAAGAGGTTCATGAGGAAGCctgttaaaatgtgtgtatatggggCATGATAACACGAGGGAAGGGTATGAGAGTCACACGATTTCTGTGCAGGAAAGCTCCCTGTCCAGCTCAAGTGCAGAGGATTCATCCATGGACAAGAGTACGGACCTTGGGAACCTTCAGGATTGTCCAATGGGCAGCCGTCAGCCATTAACCGCTTTTCTTCCCAGCTACGGATACCACCAATGTGACcgagcttctttttttttttaaatagatatagatatatatttatatttatatataaaatagtttcttacaaaaaaaaccaaacgaacaaaaaatgaaaatcaacttaaaaaaacaacaataacaaagaatCAAGCAGGAGCAGAGAGGACTTGAGGCCCAGGGGCGACCCCTGGAGCGGCCCTGAGTCTGCGGGCCAGATGCGAGCTGGGGAGGTCCAGGCGCTCAGTCGCCTTTCTGCTTGGGTGCGTGCATAGTCCCATTGGCCAGAGCAGCGGTGCTGCCTGGGGATGAGGCATTTGGTGGCTGGGAGGGGCGCAGGTAGGTGCTGAAAAGCTTCCCATGGAGCGGGTCACGGAGGGCGAAGTCCTGGAACTGACCTGGACAGGTAAGAGCGAGATGGGAAAAGTAAAAAGGAGAGCAAGAGGAGGCCCTGCTCTTTTCTGAGAAATGGTATGTCCTGTCCCTCTCATCGCTCTTCACTCCTCAGTCTATGTTTATGCTCTTTCTGCCTTCCCAGCCGGTTCCTCCCATTCTTACCTCTCAGATATTCTGATCTCCGGCACTGGCCGCCAGGTCATATCCCCTCCCAGCCCAGTGCTGATGGTACCCTGAGTGCCCACGTGGGCTGAGAAGGCAGTGACTCACAGAGGGAGAGGCCTTGGCAGGGTCCCGACTGGCATAGCTCGGCATGCAAGGTCGCAGCAGCAGGGCGGGGTGACCCCAGCAGCAGGTGCAGGATGGTGCTGAAGCCGTCTCTGTACAGTAGGTGGCTGGTCCCTTCTCCTTGCTCCTCGGCAAAGAGCTGAAAGAGAGAGGTACACCAGTTAAGCCCTCTCTCTATGCCGTCGCCCCACTCTGCCCCACAGATCTGCGTAACGGGCTCCTCCTCTTCCAAGAATATACAGCACAGGTCTGGGTCCTTTCTGTAGGAGAATTCTAACTTCAGAGCTGCTGCCCTCTTCATGTTTCCAGCTATGCCTTCACATAGAGAACCTGGGGCTTTGCAGTTTGTGACACTGGAGTGTATAGCAAGCAGCTACTATCTAGAAGCTACTGGTAACAGCGCACCACACAGGCTCCTGGGTGGGGTGAGCATAGCCACTATatccccccacccactccctcaTACCTCAAAGGCCAGGAGAGTTAGCTCCTCCAGGTCCCTGCCCCCATCCAGAGCTGCCAATGCAAGGGCCACATCTCGGAAGTCCACCAAACCATTGGCATCCTGGAGGGTAAAAGAGAAACCAGGGCAATGCGCAGACCAACCCTGCAGCCTCTCTTCTGTCTGGATTTTGGCTCCTCTTCTCAGTAGAGGGGGGGTGGT is part of the Rhinolophus sinicus isolate RSC01 linkage group LG03, ASM3656204v1, whole genome shotgun sequence genome and harbors:
- the NUTM1 gene encoding NUT family member 1 — translated: MTSDGASPLPGPDMTMIPGTALSPFTARPFPPPAPGPPDQPPWELPAQPPVPSTFPPGNSLILSAFPSPMLVTEDGGPGHSGAAAGKVIVKVKTEGGPAEASQTHNLILTQTALSWIASGAPCGGLEGPPPQFVTTSNMKTLLATKAVGVSQEGLLGLPAQTPPSASQLALPVSPEKAWPGPHGATGGGLPAAQSKPSLGDLSYTSKGVYENFRRWQCYKALARMHLSQSPDAEALSCFLIPVLRSLARLKPTMTLEEGLPRAVQEWERTSNFDRMIFYEMAEKFMEFEAEEEMQIQNTQLMNRSQALPPAAPVKLDPPGPLAPEVCQQPVYIPKKAASKARAPRRRRRKTQRPPVPEAPKEIPPEVVKEYADIMEGLTGSHLVTGESDGRQEEEEEQQQEEEGMHPDPDLLSYIDELCSQEVFVSKVEAVIHPQFLADLLSPEQQRDPLALIEELEQEERLSLAQLVQKRLLALEEEEDAEAPPSCSGVQSDSSPSFSEEDEDGGGRLRPLPGLRVAGGPVHLGKAAPSEKRAKETHGGQEWAPDGLKGMHRDGNTLPSPSSWDLQLELAAPQGTQGSLGTKRRGPGKVTNHISSHQNDLEGAGSPGHALVADRTPEALPLCWQEGPQLEMVPSLDAGLAEPAPLQEQRLEKQVLGLQTGQQIAGLEVPPQGNELFAVPREGSSGVMWGDDRGPPMVQSYEQSPSRAAGDGDGTCLSPELWLGSEMDAIGLELPLQIEEVTENFYDGECVPEHQGSCQVLGSRSNISLGPGETTTLGDVGSNANPYGSIDATAALEKRNHSSALRPKENREQSPETIQEPSDLWADSCLLSLESSIGGSTVVSKETLLPAYQGNILIQGTQGASFFPEASQEAGSGNSMSSLLETTDHSNILDVRDDCGLQLGVSEETCPPNFYSYDPQGEDTDLPKPKDLSPLPGNQESYAYGTPRSTSPQGLGSTSPQWGTRDALVLKEASPGSETCSSADGAKAKEEVREEDEELSNFAYLLSSQLSLSPRGPALSPHPVSGLSSTGQEVQRASYSLSAEARGLGQPPYLVAKCRKQALVGGPVPAEKRAYLGTELEVSGEKTLVLGAVRPSQAPKRRRDSFVTGRRKKRHRNQ